From a single Piliocolobus tephrosceles isolate RC106 chromosome 21, ASM277652v3, whole genome shotgun sequence genomic region:
- the CEACAM16 gene encoding carcinoembryonic antigen-related cell adhesion molecule 16 isoform X2 — protein sequence MALTGYSWLLLSATFLNVGAEISITLEPAQPTEGDNVTLVVHGLSGELLAYNWYAGPTLSVSYLVASYIVSTGDETPGPAHTGREAVRPDGSLDIQGVLPRHSGTYILQTYNRQFQTEVGYGHMQVYEILAQPTVLANSTALVERRDTLRLMCGSPSTTAEVRWFFNGGALPVALRLGLSPDGRVLARHGIRREEAGAYQCEVWNAVSASRSEPINLTVYFGPERVAILQDSTTRTGCTIKVDFNTSLTLWCVSRSCPEPEYVWAFNGQALKNGQDHINISSMTAAQEGTYTCIAKNTKTLLSGSASVVVKLSAAAVAMMIVPVPTKPMEGQDVTLTVQGYPKDLLVYAWYRGPASEPNRLLSQLPSGTWIAGPAHTGREVGFPNCSLLVQKLNLTDTGRYTLKTVTLQGKTETLEVELQVAPLG from the exons ATGGCGCTGACTGGGTACAGCTGGCTGCTCCTCAGTG CCACATTCCTGAATGTGGGGGCTGAGATCTCTATCACCCTGGAGCCTGCCCAGCCAACCGAAGGGGACAACGTCACGCTGGTCGTCCATGGGCTTTCGGGGGAACTGCTCGCCTACAACTGGTACGCGGGGCCCACACTCAGCGTATCGTACCTGGTGGCCAGCTACATCGTGAGCACAGGCGATGAGACTCCTGGCCCGGCCCACACGGGGCGGGAGGCTGTGCGCCCCGATGGCAGCCTGGACATCCAGGGCGTCCTGCCCCGGCACTCAGGCACCTACATCCTGCAGACGTACAACAGGCAGTTTCAGACTGAGGTGGGCTACGGACACATGCAGGTCTATG AGATCCTGGCCCAGCCCACAGTCTTGGCCAACAGCACGGCACTGGTGGAGCGTCGAGACACCCTGCGCCTTATGTGCGGCAGCCCCAGCACCACAGCCGAGGTCCGCTGGTTCTTCAACGGTGGGGCCCTGCCTGTCGCTCTCCGCCTGGGCCTGTCCCCCGACGGCCGGgtgctggccaggcatggcaTCCGCCGGGAGGAGGCCGGTGCCTATCAATGTGAGGTGTGGAACGCGGTCAGTGCCAGCCGCAGCGAGCCCATCAACCTGACCGTGTACT TTGGCCCAGAACGTGTGGCCATCCTCCAGGATTCCACCACCCGCACAGGCTGCACCATCAAAGTTGACTTCAACACGTCCCTCACCCTGTGGTGCGTGTCCAGGTCCTGCCCAGAGCCCGAGTATGTGTGGGCCTTCAATGGGCAGGCCCTAAAGAACGGTCAAGACCACATCAACATCAGCAGTATGACAGCTGCCCAGGAGGGGACATACACATGTATTGCGAAGAACACCAAGACCCTGCTATCTGGATCTGCCTCAGTCGTGGTCAAGCTCTCTG CTGCAGCAGTTGCCATGATGATCGTGCCCGTGCCCACCAAGCCAATGGAGGGCCAGGACGTGACGCTGACCGTGCAGGGCTACCCCAAGGACCTGCTGGTCTACGCCTGGTACCGCGGGCCTGCCTCCGAGCCCAACCGGCTGCTCAGCCAGCTGCCGTCAGGAACCTGGATTGCAGGCCCCGCGCACACAGGCCGGGAGGTGGGCTTCCCTAACTGCTCACTGTTGGTGCAAAAGCTGAACCTCACAGACACTGGCCGCTACACACTCAAGACCGTCACACTGCAGGGCAAGACCGAGACACTGGAAGTGGAGCTGCAGGTGGCCC CCCTGGGGTAG
- the CEACAM16 gene encoding carcinoembryonic antigen-related cell adhesion molecule 16 isoform X1 — MALTGYSWLLLSATFLNVGAEISITLEPAQPTEGDNVTLVVHGLSGELLAYNWYAGPTLSVSYLVASYIVSTGDETPGPAHTGREAVRPDGSLDIQGVLPRHSGTYILQTYNRQFQTEVGYGHMQVYEILAQPTVLANSTALVERRDTLRLMCGSPSTTAEVRWFFNGGALPVALRLGLSPDGRVLARHGIRREEAGAYQCEVWNAVSASRSEPINLTVYFGPERVAILQDSTTRTGCTIKVDFNTSLTLWCVSRSCPEPEYVWAFNGQALKNGQDHINISSMTAAQEGTYTCIAKNTKTLLSGSASVVVKLSAAAVAMMIVPVPTKPMEGQDVTLTVQGYPKDLLVYAWYRGPASEPNRLLSQLPSGTWIAGPAHTGREVGFPNCSLLVQKLNLTDTGRYTLKTVTLQGKTETLEVELQVARECVGKGKACPFLDKGSQKEPLLPPSGWGT; from the exons ATGGCGCTGACTGGGTACAGCTGGCTGCTCCTCAGTG CCACATTCCTGAATGTGGGGGCTGAGATCTCTATCACCCTGGAGCCTGCCCAGCCAACCGAAGGGGACAACGTCACGCTGGTCGTCCATGGGCTTTCGGGGGAACTGCTCGCCTACAACTGGTACGCGGGGCCCACACTCAGCGTATCGTACCTGGTGGCCAGCTACATCGTGAGCACAGGCGATGAGACTCCTGGCCCGGCCCACACGGGGCGGGAGGCTGTGCGCCCCGATGGCAGCCTGGACATCCAGGGCGTCCTGCCCCGGCACTCAGGCACCTACATCCTGCAGACGTACAACAGGCAGTTTCAGACTGAGGTGGGCTACGGACACATGCAGGTCTATG AGATCCTGGCCCAGCCCACAGTCTTGGCCAACAGCACGGCACTGGTGGAGCGTCGAGACACCCTGCGCCTTATGTGCGGCAGCCCCAGCACCACAGCCGAGGTCCGCTGGTTCTTCAACGGTGGGGCCCTGCCTGTCGCTCTCCGCCTGGGCCTGTCCCCCGACGGCCGGgtgctggccaggcatggcaTCCGCCGGGAGGAGGCCGGTGCCTATCAATGTGAGGTGTGGAACGCGGTCAGTGCCAGCCGCAGCGAGCCCATCAACCTGACCGTGTACT TTGGCCCAGAACGTGTGGCCATCCTCCAGGATTCCACCACCCGCACAGGCTGCACCATCAAAGTTGACTTCAACACGTCCCTCACCCTGTGGTGCGTGTCCAGGTCCTGCCCAGAGCCCGAGTATGTGTGGGCCTTCAATGGGCAGGCCCTAAAGAACGGTCAAGACCACATCAACATCAGCAGTATGACAGCTGCCCAGGAGGGGACATACACATGTATTGCGAAGAACACCAAGACCCTGCTATCTGGATCTGCCTCAGTCGTGGTCAAGCTCTCTG CTGCAGCAGTTGCCATGATGATCGTGCCCGTGCCCACCAAGCCAATGGAGGGCCAGGACGTGACGCTGACCGTGCAGGGCTACCCCAAGGACCTGCTGGTCTACGCCTGGTACCGCGGGCCTGCCTCCGAGCCCAACCGGCTGCTCAGCCAGCTGCCGTCAGGAACCTGGATTGCAGGCCCCGCGCACACAGGCCGGGAGGTGGGCTTCCCTAACTGCTCACTGTTGGTGCAAAAGCTGAACCTCACAGACACTGGCCGCTACACACTCAAGACCGTCACACTGCAGGGCAAGACCGAGACACTGGAAGTGGAGCTGCAGGTGGCCCGTGAGTGTGTGGGAAAGGGCAAGGCATGCCCCTTTTTAGACAAGGGCTCCCAAAAGGAGCCTTTGCTTCCTCCATCAGGCTGGGGGACATAG